A segment of the Geoglobus ahangari genome:
CCTGTTGGCTTCGTCCTGCTGAGATAATTCCCCTTTATTTTTTGTTTTACGGAAATTTTATATTTTCCCGTGTCACAATTTTAATGCATATGGATGACCGGAGTAGCATCAGCGAACTCGCTACAGTTTGCGAGGCCCTCGGAAACTCTGTGAGGCTTAGAATACTGAAGAAGCTCTGCGAGAGAGAGTGGTACGTGTACGAGCTCGCTAAAGAGCTCGGTATTTCGAGACAGCTCATTTACCTGCACATAAGAAAGCTTGAGAAGGCGGGGCTTGTTGAGGGTGAGATCAGGTTCGATCCCAGCGACCCGAGGGCGAAGAAGTTTTACAGGGCGAGAAAATTCAGAATTGTTGTGGATAACGAAACTCTGAGGAGGATTGAGGAGGAATGAGTATGCCGTACGGGAGTGGTATGACCATAGGGGGCTGGATCTCCGTAATAATGGGGCTCGTGATACTCGCCATAATGGTTTTCGGGTTCTTTCAGGGCGTGAAGCTTTTGAACTCCATCAAGATGGAGGTCGCAGAGCTCAGGCGAGAGGTTGACGAGATCAGGGACGGGGTGGAAGAGGTCAGAAAGAAGCTCGAGGAGGTCTGAGGGAGAGTTGAACATCATACTCCTCGGACCTGCGGGCAGCGGAAAGAGCACAATCGCTGAGAGCTTCTCCAAGTACCTTGAGGATGAAGGATACTCCGCAGGGGTGGTCAACCTCGACTCTGCGTCTCCACCAAGATACAGCCCCATCTCGGACGTCAGGGAGTTTGTCAGGGCAGAGGAGGTGATGGAGAAAGAGGGGCTCGGTATAAACGGGGCGCTGCTGAGGAGCATGGAGCTTGCAGCAGAGCACCTCGACGACCTGATCCCGAAAGACGGCTGGGACTTCGTGATATACGACACCCCCGGCCAGCTCGAACTCTTCATGTACACGAGCTTTGGCAGGGAGCTTGTAAGCAGGCTCGAGTCGTTCACGGTGGGCGTGTTTCTGGCAGACTCGACGAGAGTCACCTCTCCCTCCACATACTCCGCCATGATTGCCCAGTCCGCGATAGTGACCCTGATGCTCGAGATACCGTCGATAACGGCCTTCAACAAGTCCGACAGGGCGAGAGTGAAAGAGTTCGAGCACTACGCGAGGGAGCTCGAAGGGGAGGGCGTGCTGGGGGAGTTCTTCGAAAAGCTTCTGAAGTTCGTAGAGGCAACGAGCGTGATCTACAGGCCGGTGCTCGTCTCCGCTAAGACCGGAGAGGGTTTCGACGAGCTGTTCTCAGCCGTCAACGAGGTCTTCTGTGCCTGCGGAGACCTCAGCTGATGGGCGCAAATGTTTAATAGTTCCGGAGCCATTCAATACCTGATGAAGCTTATTCCCGGCACAAACGGGGAGATTGCGGTAAAAATCGGCAGGTTTCTCGGTGAAAGTCCGGACTTCATACAGATAGAGAAGCTGCCCTACGGGGAGAAGTACGTTCGAATCCCCTTCGACGTTGGTCGCGAGGTTGCCGTGGTCAACACCTTTTTCCCAAATCCTGACGAGATTCTGTTCGAGTCGAGGCTCATAGGGGAGATACTCAGGGAGCGCGGTGCCGAGGAGATTGTGCTCGTAGCACCCTATCTCGCCTACTCGAGGAGAAGGACGGCGATTTATGGAGAAGCCAAATCACTCGAGACCGTGATGGACATTCTGGGTGTCTTCGACAGAATAGTGGCCGTGGACTTTTACGGGCACGTCAGCTCGGTGGAGTGCATATCCGCCATGCCCCTTCTGGCTGAATACATCGAGGAGGAATTCGATCTCAAAGATCCGGTTGTCCTCGGGCCTGATGAGTTCTCCACCAACTGGCTCGACGCATTCTCCGAGAAACTGGGGGCTGAGACAGCGGTGATAAAGAAGATCAGGATCGACGCCAAGAATGTCGTGGTCTCGAAAATAGAGGCGGATGTTAGAGGGAGGGACGTGGTCATAGCGGACGACATAATCGCTACCGGCGCGACTGTAATCCAGTCGGCAAAGAAGCTGAGGAGCATGGGGGCTAAGAGAATATTCGTGGCCGTGACTCATGCTCTGCTCGACAAGGAGGTTTACGCGTCCATCCTCAAGTCCGGGATAGAGGAGGTCATC
Coding sequences within it:
- a CDS encoding ArsR/SmtB family transcription factor; its protein translation is MDDRSSISELATVCEALGNSVRLRILKKLCEREWYVYELAKELGISRQLIYLHIRKLEKAGLVEGEIRFDPSDPRAKKFYRARKFRIVVDNETLRRIEEE
- a CDS encoding ATP/GTP-binding protein yields the protein MNIILLGPAGSGKSTIAESFSKYLEDEGYSAGVVNLDSASPPRYSPISDVREFVRAEEVMEKEGLGINGALLRSMELAAEHLDDLIPKDGWDFVIYDTPGQLELFMYTSFGRELVSRLESFTVGVFLADSTRVTSPSTYSAMIAQSAIVTLMLEIPSITAFNKSDRARVKEFEHYARELEGEGVLGEFFEKLLKFVEATSVIYRPVLVSAKTGEGFDELFSAVNEVFCACGDLS
- the prs gene encoding ribose-phosphate diphosphokinase translates to MKLIPGTNGEIAVKIGRFLGESPDFIQIEKLPYGEKYVRIPFDVGREVAVVNTFFPNPDEILFESRLIGEILRERGAEEIVLVAPYLAYSRRRTAIYGEAKSLETVMDILGVFDRIVAVDFYGHVSSVECISAMPLLAEYIEEEFDLKDPVVLGPDEFSTNWLDAFSEKLGAETAVIKKIRIDAKNVVVSKIEADVRGRDVVIADDIIATGATVIQSAKKLRSMGAKRIFVAVTHALLDKEVYASILKSGIEEVIATDTVLSPVSRVSVAEMIAGLLR